In Edaphobacter paludis, a single window of DNA contains:
- a CDS encoding alpha/beta hydrolase-fold protein, translated as MRSILVLATTLLLAYPVFARRIEVTIPTTKRLTGHLILVITKKAGNGEPEPRMQLQETYTSAQGFGVDVTDLAPNKPIVIDDKTIGYPRKSLADLDPGDYTVQAVFNVYEQFHLASGKTLWLPPDQGEGQHWNLKPGNPYNAPVRLHLDPKSNATLKLTLDKVIPPIAGTERDPEVIAAKEPGAKWLKYIRFRSEKLSKFWGRDMYLGAWVLLPDGFDQHPDARYPLVVYQDHFRPGFGAPLPWVTTPPASADNSRAVAAYKFFQDWTAGRLPRVLLLYVQSPNPYYDDSYDVDSANVGPYGAAINEELIPAIEQKYRGIGQGWARATYGGSTGGWESLATQIFYPDLYNGTYTACPDPIDFHAYQNVDLYDDTNAFVRKGDFGEIPIAADRKPDGSIIGNTGDEYRYEYVLGTHGRSTEQWDIWQAVFSPAGSDGYPEDVIDPLTGAIDKSTVAYWHDRYDLTAILQRDWRTLGPKLEGKLHLSVGDGDTYFLNNAVHLLQSTLDDTRNPHSDATFQYGPGMPHCYIGGPVEYTMEQNHNNWAQRVLPQMVEHMLRTAPPGADTKSWRY; from the coding sequence ACGTCTCACCGGCCATCTCATCCTCGTCATCACCAAGAAAGCCGGCAATGGTGAACCTGAGCCAAGAATGCAACTCCAGGAGACCTACACCTCCGCGCAGGGCTTCGGCGTCGATGTAACCGACCTCGCTCCCAACAAGCCAATCGTCATCGATGACAAGACCATCGGCTACCCGCGCAAGTCTCTCGCCGATCTCGACCCTGGCGACTACACCGTACAGGCCGTCTTCAATGTCTATGAGCAGTTCCACCTGGCCTCCGGCAAGACCCTCTGGCTACCGCCAGACCAAGGCGAAGGCCAGCACTGGAACCTCAAGCCCGGCAACCCATACAACGCGCCAGTCAGACTCCACCTCGACCCAAAATCGAACGCAACTCTCAAGCTCACCCTCGATAAAGTAATCCCTCCCATAGCGGGCACAGAGAGAGATCCAGAAGTCATCGCCGCTAAAGAGCCGGGCGCAAAGTGGCTCAAGTACATCCGCTTCCGCAGCGAAAAGCTGAGCAAGTTCTGGGGCCGCGACATGTATCTTGGCGCCTGGGTGCTGCTACCTGACGGCTTCGACCAGCATCCCGACGCCCGCTATCCCCTGGTCGTCTATCAGGACCACTTCCGTCCCGGCTTCGGCGCGCCGCTTCCGTGGGTCACGACGCCACCGGCGTCCGCAGATAATTCCCGTGCGGTGGCTGCCTACAAGTTCTTTCAGGACTGGACCGCAGGCCGGCTTCCCCGCGTCCTTCTGCTCTACGTCCAAAGCCCTAACCCCTACTACGACGACTCCTATGACGTAGACTCGGCCAACGTCGGCCCCTACGGTGCAGCCATCAATGAAGAACTCATCCCGGCCATCGAGCAGAAGTATCGCGGCATCGGCCAAGGTTGGGCTCGCGCTACGTATGGCGGCAGCACCGGTGGCTGGGAATCGCTGGCGACCCAGATCTTTTACCCCGACCTCTACAACGGCACCTACACTGCCTGCCCCGATCCCATCGACTTCCACGCCTACCAGAATGTAGACCTGTACGACGACACCAACGCCTTCGTGCGCAAGGGCGACTTCGGCGAAATTCCCATCGCCGCCGACCGCAAACCCGACGGCTCCATCATTGGCAACACCGGCGACGAGTACCGCTACGAGTACGTCCTCGGTACACACGGCCGCTCCACGGAGCAATGGGACATCTGGCAGGCCGTCTTCTCGCCCGCCGGCTCCGACGGTTACCCTGAAGATGTGATCGATCCGCTGACTGGAGCCATCGACAAATCTACTGTTGCCTACTGGCACGATCGCTATGACCTTACCGCCATTTTGCAGCGCGACTGGCGCACCCTCGGGCCAAAGCTCGAAGGCAAACTCCACCTCAGCGTCGGAGACGGCGACACCTACTTCCTCAACAACGCCGTCCATCTGCTGCAGTCCACGCTTGACGACACACGCAATCCCCACTCCGACGCGACCTTCCAATACGGGCCCGGCATGCCCCATTGCTACATCGGAGGCCCCGTGGAGTACACCATGGAGCAAAACCACAATAACTGGGCCCAGCGGGTTCTTCCTCAGATGGTCGAGCACATGCTTAGAACCGCTCCACCCGGCGCCGACACCAAAAGTTGGCGTTACTGA
- the mreD gene encoding rod shape-determining protein MreD, protein MLNRSYTSRQELEQHTFSPAVTLLVPLLAILLQAFVPKLLPRFAIVDLPLIVVLFFSVSRRSPIAGTLTGAVIGLLQDALTNQPIGVNGMAKSAIGYVAASIGLQVDVESPLTRIVITFTFSIINSVLLFLIDHRLLGLPDYHLLWGHELLRACINTVIAIPIFFLLDHTKRQD, encoded by the coding sequence ATGCTCAACCGCAGTTACACCTCACGCCAGGAACTCGAGCAGCATACCTTCTCGCCCGCCGTCACTCTGCTTGTGCCGCTGCTGGCAATCCTGCTGCAGGCCTTCGTTCCTAAGCTGCTTCCGCGTTTCGCTATCGTGGACCTGCCGCTGATTGTCGTTCTATTCTTCAGCGTTTCCCGCCGCAGTCCCATCGCTGGAACTCTTACCGGAGCCGTCATCGGTCTGCTCCAGGACGCACTCACCAACCAGCCCATCGGCGTCAACGGGATGGCCAAGTCAGCCATTGGCTATGTCGCTGCAAGCATTGGGCTTCAGGTCGATGTCGAAAGCCCCTTAACCCGCATCGTCATCACCTTTACCTTCTCCATCATCAACAGCGTCCTGCTCTTTCTCATTGACCATCGCCTGCTCGGACTTCCGGACTACCATCTCCTCTGGGGACATGAACTGCTCCGCGCCTGCATCAACACCGTTATCGCCATTCCGATCTTTTTCCTGCTCGACCATACGAAGCGTCAGGACTGA
- a CDS encoding cytochrome P460 family protein, with amino-acid sequence MLRAVLLLFLLMAVPQPDTVQVARATVDNAAANDGPNYTTDGQLKMPERYREWIFLTSGVDMSYSPNPAMAGHSMFDNVFVNPAAYHLFQKTGTWPDKTTLVLEIRGAEGPSSINKRGHSQSPEIMGMEVHVKDARLEDGWGFYEFTGPGSAKLIKRPANCYQCHEGHGAVDTTFVQFYPTLLGVAKAKGTLSAAYLKEISTPEMGK; translated from the coding sequence ATGCTGCGTGCGGTTCTTTTGCTGTTTTTGCTGATGGCAGTTCCTCAGCCGGACACGGTGCAGGTGGCGCGTGCAACTGTCGATAATGCCGCTGCGAACGATGGCCCGAACTATACGACGGACGGGCAGTTGAAGATGCCTGAGCGGTATCGCGAGTGGATATTTCTGACCTCGGGGGTGGACATGAGCTACAGTCCGAACCCCGCGATGGCAGGCCACTCGATGTTCGACAATGTGTTTGTGAATCCGGCGGCCTACCATCTATTTCAGAAGACCGGAACGTGGCCAGACAAGACGACGCTGGTACTGGAGATTCGCGGGGCCGAGGGGCCAAGCTCGATCAACAAGCGAGGACATTCGCAGTCGCCTGAAATTATGGGGATGGAGGTGCATGTGAAGGATGCGCGCCTGGAAGACGGCTGGGGTTTCTATGAATTCACCGGCCCGGGGAGTGCAAAGCTAATCAAGCGACCTGCGAATTGCTATCAATGCCATGAGGGGCATGGTGCGGTGGATACGACCTTCGTACAGTTCTATCCGACCCTGCTGGGCGTGGCAAAGGCGAAGGGGACGTTGAGCGCTGCTTATCTGAAGGAGATCAGCACGCCAGAGATGGGGAAATAG
- the rodA gene encoding rod shape-determining protein RodA has product MRRLFSFRDFDWVLLGFVLVLSVISVLEIKSATVHTKFHGFDQKQIGFLASGLVLMFLISLIDYHRLIDIAHWAYGISIVALMAVLAFGTKVLGGRRWIKFPGGIHFQPSEWVKLVLIVTIARYFWGLAGKELTWKDIAKAFALVCIPMLMVLKQPDLGTSLTYLPILFCGLFLGGMRFKQAAIILLAVTLVGVGAWKSGKHLKPYQQARINAFLNPDTDPRGSGYQIRQSLIAVGSGGIWGKGANKGTQTQGDFLPIPYTDFIFAAFCEEHGFIGALGVILLYFLILMRLIQNAQTASDLPGTFIIMGVVAVIIFQIAVNIGMVVGLMPVTGIPLPLMSYGGSSILFTFLALGIVMNIRMRRFVN; this is encoded by the coding sequence ATGCGCCGCCTCTTTTCTTTCCGCGATTTCGATTGGGTTCTGCTTGGCTTCGTCCTTGTACTCTCGGTCATCTCCGTCCTCGAAATTAAATCAGCCACGGTTCACACCAAATTCCACGGCTTCGATCAGAAGCAGATCGGCTTTCTGGCGAGCGGTCTAGTTTTGATGTTTCTGATCTCGCTGATCGACTATCACCGCCTCATCGACATCGCTCACTGGGCGTATGGCATCAGCATCGTGGCCCTGATGGCTGTTCTCGCCTTCGGCACTAAGGTGCTGGGAGGCCGCCGCTGGATCAAATTCCCCGGCGGAATTCACTTTCAACCCTCCGAGTGGGTCAAACTCGTACTGATCGTCACTATCGCCCGTTACTTTTGGGGGCTCGCGGGCAAGGAACTCACCTGGAAGGACATCGCCAAGGCCTTCGCACTGGTCTGCATTCCGATGCTCATGGTGCTCAAGCAGCCGGACCTCGGCACCTCGCTTACCTACCTGCCCATCCTCTTCTGCGGTCTCTTCCTTGGCGGGATGCGCTTCAAGCAGGCAGCCATCATCCTCCTGGCCGTCACTCTGGTGGGAGTAGGGGCGTGGAAGAGCGGCAAACACCTCAAGCCCTATCAGCAGGCTCGCATCAACGCCTTCCTCAATCCCGACACCGACCCGCGCGGCTCCGGCTACCAGATCCGCCAGTCGCTGATCGCCGTGGGCTCGGGGGGCATCTGGGGCAAAGGAGCGAACAAGGGAACGCAGACGCAGGGCGATTTTCTGCCGATCCCTTATACGGACTTCATCTTCGCCGCCTTCTGCGAGGAGCATGGCTTCATCGGCGCCCTTGGTGTCATCCTGTTATACTTTCTTATATTGATGCGTTTGATTCAGAACGCTCAAACAGCTTCAGATCTGCCTGGCACCTTCATCATCATGGGGGTCGTCGCCGTCATCATCTTCCAGATTGCGGTCAATATAGGCATGGTCGTCGGTCTGATGCCGGTCACGGGAATCCCTCTTCCGCTCATGAGCTATGGCGGATCGTCGATTCTCTTCACCTTCCTCGCGCTCGGGATTGTTATGAACATTCGTATGCGCCGGTTCGTGAACTAG
- the mrdA gene encoding penicillin-binding protein 2: MEPSPHSENPALDLNGKAEKLPAGKLHSAQYIVALILAVLITGLWRLQVLGADNFRALADANRIRKVPILAPRGRIFDREGRLLVDNYPSVSCYLLREQAKDVDLDLPLISRGLNIPIDQIQAILRHYQAAPKYQPIPLKQDITPDEQAFIEAHRNELPELETLDVQRRLYPRDGFAAHLIGYVGEVSEEMLNNPRYAFYDPGDVVGRSGVEETYDSVLRGTDGYKDVIVNSHGKELGHLGETLAIPGKDLRLTIDLDVQMAAEKALDGKVGAIVALDPHTGEVLAMASRPTFDPNEFSSHLTRSYWNGILDNPDHPLMNKAIQAQLAPGSTFKIIMSVAGLQEGVAQDMHVNCQGGASFYGHFYACDQHHGAVNIFNAIPYSCDTFFYTLANRLGIDTIAKYAVSLGLSQKTGVDLPDEATGTMPSTAWKLHAMHQPWYAGETISVGIGQGAVTVTPIQLARALGGIASGGVLHRPHVVFPDEVSPEELEAVHETFSGSGDKTIPLSPENWQIITDAMANVTGSPIGTAYAAHLDGIDFAGKTGTAQVMSHDALSRSGGGHNTLPNAWFVGMTPRRNPDIVVAVLWQHGNWGNNSARLAAQVIDAYVNKQRKRAGNVRELATAPLATKPTAPAASASPVNLPPAAE, translated from the coding sequence ATGGAACCCTCCCCCCACTCCGAGAATCCCGCGCTGGATCTCAACGGCAAGGCCGAAAAACTTCCGGCGGGCAAGCTCCACTCCGCGCAATATATTGTTGCGCTTATTCTCGCCGTGCTCATTACCGGCCTCTGGCGTCTTCAGGTACTCGGCGCCGACAACTTCCGGGCCCTCGCCGACGCCAACCGCATCCGCAAAGTCCCCATTCTCGCTCCCCGCGGTCGCATCTTTGACCGCGAAGGCCGCCTGCTGGTCGACAACTACCCGTCCGTCTCCTGCTATCTGCTCCGCGAGCAGGCTAAAGACGTCGACCTCGATCTACCCCTCATCTCACGTGGCCTCAACATTCCCATCGACCAGATTCAGGCCATTCTCCGCCACTATCAAGCCGCGCCCAAGTACCAGCCCATCCCGCTCAAGCAGGACATCACGCCGGACGAGCAGGCCTTCATCGAGGCCCATCGCAATGAGCTGCCTGAACTGGAGACGCTCGACGTACAACGCCGCCTCTATCCTCGCGACGGCTTCGCCGCCCATCTTATCGGCTATGTCGGCGAGGTCTCGGAGGAGATGCTCAACAATCCGCGCTACGCCTTCTACGATCCCGGCGATGTTGTCGGCCGCTCCGGCGTAGAGGAAACCTACGACTCCGTCCTGCGCGGCACGGACGGCTACAAAGATGTGATCGTGAACAGTCATGGCAAGGAACTCGGCCACCTCGGAGAGACGCTCGCCATCCCCGGCAAAGATCTTCGCCTTACCATTGACCTCGACGTGCAGATGGCCGCCGAAAAGGCGCTCGACGGCAAGGTGGGAGCTATCGTGGCGCTTGACCCGCACACCGGCGAAGTCCTTGCCATGGCCTCCCGTCCGACCTTCGACCCGAACGAGTTCTCCAGCCACCTCACCCGGAGCTACTGGAACGGAATCCTCGATAACCCTGATCATCCGCTGATGAACAAGGCGATCCAGGCCCAGCTCGCTCCCGGCAGCACCTTTAAGATCATCATGTCGGTCGCTGGTTTGCAGGAGGGAGTTGCCCAGGACATGCACGTTAACTGTCAGGGTGGGGCCAGCTTCTACGGCCACTTCTACGCCTGCGACCAGCATCACGGGGCAGTCAACATCTTCAACGCTATCCCCTACTCCTGCGATACTTTCTTCTACACGTTGGCGAATCGCCTCGGCATCGACACTATTGCGAAATACGCTGTCTCGCTGGGGCTCTCGCAGAAGACCGGGGTCGACCTGCCCGACGAGGCCACGGGCACTATGCCCTCCACCGCGTGGAAGCTCCACGCCATGCATCAGCCGTGGTACGCCGGTGAGACCATCTCGGTTGGCATCGGTCAGGGAGCCGTCACCGTCACTCCGATTCAGCTCGCCCGTGCCCTTGGCGGCATCGCCTCCGGCGGTGTCCTGCATCGCCCCCACGTCGTCTTTCCCGACGAGGTCTCTCCCGAGGAGCTCGAAGCCGTTCACGAGACCTTCTCCGGCTCAGGTGACAAGACCATTCCTCTGTCACCGGAAAACTGGCAGATCATCACCGATGCCATGGCCAATGTGACCGGCAGCCCTATCGGCACGGCCTATGCGGCGCATCTGGACGGCATCGACTTCGCCGGCAAGACCGGCACTGCGCAGGTGATGAGCCACGACGCCCTGTCACGGTCAGGGGGAGGCCACAATACTCTGCCGAACGCGTGGTTCGTCGGCATGACTCCCCGGCGCAATCCAGATATTGTCGTTGCTGTTCTGTGGCAGCACGGAAACTGGGGCAATAACTCGGCGAGGCTGGCCGCCCAGGTGATCGACGCCTACGTCAACAAGCAGCGCAAGCGTGCCGGCAATGTTCGCGAGCTTGCGACCGCACCGCTGGCAACCAAACCCACAGCCCCTGCGGCCTCAGCTTCGCCTGTCAATCTTCCTCCCGCAGCCGAATAG
- the mreC gene encoding rod shape-determining protein MreC, with product MESFFTRFRNVLVLVAVLLAQTIGLAIQVRRPVESGAPDSHDVTLMRYWVVASVTPFERFFHAIGYNTRNAWANYINLRDVRQQNRDLQQQIARLRLEQAAFAEDAIQGHRLQALLAFQQHYIASTVAAQVIGTSGTDLSHVLYIDKGADYKLTPDMAVITPDGIVGKVRDVFPHTAQVLLINDPTSGAGVLLSSTRILAILHGTPNGGIQISNLTADSRIKPGETVLTSGGDQIFPRGLPVGTIESIAPDPDHQPYTAIRLKPAANLSQLEEVLVITGTQPTLPVAAQKDLAIGATTAEAQAAAAAAIKAKAAADAEAAAEAQARSAAEVMADRLPSLHDPNVPAPATPAASGATPAVPPVAPIPHPLPTIHPDRYTPGDTPPASELTPGAKNHFLNNAVPTQSLPDTAPGRPPQKSRKAPPTKSEAEPQN from the coding sequence ATGGAATCCTTCTTCACACGCTTTAGAAACGTTCTGGTACTGGTCGCGGTATTGCTCGCGCAGACGATCGGCCTCGCCATTCAGGTGCGCCGTCCCGTCGAATCAGGCGCGCCTGACAGCCATGACGTTACCCTGATGCGCTACTGGGTTGTCGCCAGCGTCACCCCTTTCGAGCGCTTCTTCCACGCCATCGGCTACAACACACGCAACGCATGGGCTAACTACATCAATCTTCGCGACGTCCGCCAGCAGAATCGGGACCTCCAGCAGCAAATCGCTCGTCTGCGCCTCGAACAGGCCGCCTTCGCAGAAGATGCTATTCAAGGCCACCGGCTCCAGGCGCTCCTTGCCTTCCAGCAGCACTACATCGCCTCGACGGTCGCCGCGCAGGTCATCGGCACCAGTGGGACCGACCTCTCCCACGTTCTCTATATCGACAAGGGCGCGGACTACAAACTCACGCCTGACATGGCCGTCATTACGCCCGACGGCATCGTCGGTAAGGTCCGCGACGTCTTCCCCCACACCGCTCAGGTCTTGCTCATCAACGACCCCACCTCCGGAGCCGGAGTCCTGCTCAGCAGTACACGCATTCTCGCCATCCTTCATGGCACTCCCAACGGCGGTATCCAGATCTCGAACCTCACCGCAGACTCCCGCATCAAACCCGGCGAGACGGTTCTGACTTCAGGGGGTGACCAGATCTTCCCGCGCGGCCTTCCCGTTGGCACCATCGAGTCCATCGCGCCCGACCCCGACCACCAGCCCTACACCGCTATCCGCCTCAAGCCTGCTGCCAACCTCTCGCAACTGGAAGAGGTCCTCGTCATCACCGGGACCCAACCCACGCTGCCCGTGGCTGCCCAGAAGGACCTTGCCATCGGAGCCACGACAGCCGAAGCTCAGGCTGCCGCCGCTGCAGCCATCAAGGCCAAGGCCGCTGCCGATGCCGAAGCTGCCGCCGAAGCCCAGGCCCGCTCTGCCGCCGAGGTCATGGCCGACCGCCTGCCCAGCCTCCACGACCCTAACGTCCCTGCGCCGGCAACTCCCGCTGCTTCAGGGGCTACTCCGGCCGTGCCTCCCGTCGCCCCCATCCCGCACCCACTCCCGACGATTCACCCGGATCGCTACACCCCCGGCGACACGCCTCCAGCCTCCGAACTCACCCCCGGAGCCAAGAACCACTTCCTAAATAACGCTGTCCCGACGCAGTCTTTACCAGATACCGCACCCGGCCGGCCACCACAAAAGTCACGTAAAGCTCCCCCAACGAAGTCAGAAGCCGAACCGCAGAACTAG
- a CDS encoding glutaminase domain-containing protein: MKLMLSLALVLLSSSAFAQQRAPATPLITHNPYFSIWSTTDNLTDSNTTHWTGAPQPISGLVRIDGKAYRFMGRDPRDLPAMEQVARSITPTHTFYEFKAAGIDLHFTFFTPTILSDLDILSRPVTYLTWTAQSTDGASHDVSVLLDVDPIIAVNDASEQVVYTRNQTATENVLSVGSRDQNVLNRSGDNLRIDWGYFHLAIPKDEQSTTAIASHARHDFVTTGQLPTADDMDMPMRADRNGAHLDAVLAFGKVAGEPVSRHLLVSYTQNYAIQYMQRNLRPYWQRNNEPVSQMLDDAERQYTSLEARGTTLDKELTADLTKAGSEHYAAIAILAYRQAMAAHGLVADVDGSPYLFAKENFSNGDIATVDVLYPSAPFFLFFNPKLLEAQISPVLKYAALPNRWKFPFAPHDLGQYPLANGQEYGGGEKTEENQMPVEESGNLLILVDAVSRAEGNTALAERYWPQLTKWAQYLKANGLDPENQLTTDDFAGHVAHNSNLSIKAIDGLAAYANLAHLLNKESVAREYQATAKTYASKWITMAKEGDHYKLAFNSPNTWSQKYNLVWDDLLGYNLFPKSVRDSEIAYYQTKINQYGLPLDSRADYTKLDWELWTATLADTPAAFNAIVDPIYKWTNETPTRVPLTDWYDTKTGKQVGFQARSVVGGVFIKALADKSLTEKWRAKASAQQ; the protein is encoded by the coding sequence ATGAAATTGATGTTGTCGCTCGCTCTCGTGCTGCTGTCTTCCTCCGCATTTGCCCAACAGCGGGCCCCGGCAACACCGCTAATTACGCATAACCCTTACTTCAGCATCTGGTCGACCACCGACAACCTCACCGACTCCAACACTACGCATTGGACAGGCGCGCCCCAGCCTATCAGCGGTCTGGTGCGTATCGACGGCAAGGCCTACCGCTTCATGGGCCGTGATCCCCGCGACCTTCCCGCAATGGAGCAGGTCGCGCGCTCCATCACACCGACGCACACGTTCTATGAGTTCAAGGCGGCGGGTATTGATCTTCATTTCACGTTCTTCACGCCGACGATCCTCAGCGACCTTGATATCCTCTCGCGCCCGGTCACCTATCTCACGTGGACGGCGCAATCGACCGACGGTGCGTCGCATGATGTTTCCGTTCTCCTCGATGTCGATCCCATCATCGCCGTCAACGATGCCTCGGAGCAGGTGGTCTACACCCGCAACCAGACCGCAACCGAGAACGTCCTCTCTGTTGGCTCGCGCGATCAGAATGTCCTCAACCGTTCCGGCGACAATCTCCGCATCGACTGGGGCTACTTCCATCTCGCCATCCCCAAGGATGAGCAGTCGACAACAGCCATCGCCTCGCACGCGCGCCACGACTTCGTGACCACCGGCCAGCTTCCTACTGCCGATGACATGGATATGCCCATGCGCGCAGACCGAAACGGCGCTCATCTCGACGCTGTTCTCGCCTTCGGCAAAGTCGCAGGGGAGCCGGTCAGCCGCCATCTCCTCGTTTCCTACACGCAGAACTACGCGATCCAGTACATGCAGCGCAACCTTCGCCCCTATTGGCAGCGGAACAACGAGCCCGTCTCGCAGATGCTTGATGATGCGGAGCGGCAGTACACCTCTCTCGAAGCTCGCGGCACGACGCTCGACAAGGAACTGACCGCAGATCTCACCAAGGCCGGAAGCGAGCATTATGCCGCCATTGCAATCCTCGCCTACCGTCAGGCGATGGCTGCCCATGGACTGGTTGCGGATGTTGACGGCTCGCCGTACCTTTTCGCCAAGGAGAACTTCTCCAACGGAGACATCGCCACCGTGGACGTTCTCTATCCGTCCGCTCCTTTCTTTCTGTTCTTTAACCCCAAACTTCTCGAGGCTCAGATCTCGCCCGTCCTGAAATACGCGGCGCTGCCCAATCGCTGGAAGTTCCCCTTCGCGCCTCATGATCTCGGCCAGTATCCGCTGGCTAATGGACAGGAGTACGGCGGCGGCGAAAAGACCGAAGAGAACCAGATGCCGGTGGAAGAGAGCGGCAACCTGCTCATCCTCGTGGACGCCGTCTCCCGCGCCGAAGGCAACACGGCCCTCGCGGAACGCTATTGGCCGCAGCTCACCAAGTGGGCCCAATACCTCAAGGCAAATGGCCTCGACCCGGAAAATCAGCTCACGACGGACGACTTCGCTGGCCACGTAGCCCACAACTCGAATCTCTCCATCAAGGCCATCGACGGCCTCGCGGCATACGCCAACCTCGCTCACCTTCTCAACAAAGAATCGGTGGCACGCGAGTATCAAGCTACGGCCAAGACCTACGCGAGCAAGTGGATCACGATGGCCAAGGAAGGCGACCATTACAAACTAGCCTTTAACAGTCCCAACACCTGGAGCCAGAAGTACAACCTCGTCTGGGACGACCTGCTCGGTTACAACCTCTTTCCCAAATCGGTCCGCGACAGCGAGATCGCCTACTATCAGACCAAGATCAATCAGTACGGCCTGCCGCTTGATAGCCGTGCCGATTACACCAAGCTCGACTGGGAGCTTTGGACAGCAACCCTCGCCGATACACCTGCTGCGTTCAACGCCATCGTCGATCCTATCTACAAATGGACCAACGAAACCCCCACCCGCGTCCCGCTCACCGACTGGTACGACACCAAAACTGGCAAGCAGGTCGGCTTCCAGGCCCGCAGCGTTGTAGGAGGAGTCTTCATCAAGGCGCTGGCTGACAAATCCCTGACGGAGAAGTGGCGCGCCAAGGCATCGGCGCAGCAATAA